From one Pararge aegeria chromosome 21, ilParAegt1.1, whole genome shotgun sequence genomic stretch:
- the LOC120633260 gene encoding chaoptin-like: MALLQLIVLVLSTILGIKGQCTLKDIPKINNLCSAEVNCSGTTENLITLVKKQWNCIRHRMHYYYNNERDYNLDSSYNLYVYVSNVDIDISEDYLTGVTDLRNNVKTLVVENGNLVSIGATLTGYSKLANFSLTYNKVETINLRELSGESMKTVNVSHNSISKIEVGPDGITLTSVINTIDLSYNALESIPNNCFAMFPHLRYLNLTSNKLFKFDILTFEGITKLETLQLSHNKISEIGQNFARFMRLKDLTLDFNQLTTLTDFNFRTLVSLEKLNLSSNRIKHIENKTLATLINLEQLDLSHNEIYVIHQTLFESNINLHKLSISHNNIENIERGAFRKTNISYFNIQNNYISGSIEYDTFLGISVESLDLSNGRLKELGDKAFSHLGPNLRYLNLSTNLIENITQSAFQSLKMLYKLDLSHNNLINIDYNTSDLVKLTEYHLECNKIEKVIPKMFNNLTNLIKLDLSQNEINDIEFNSFVELVNLKEFNVSNNNFVKSLTSNIFRGLHKVETLDLSNTRLMHCLNGSFSSMDSLNYLNLSHSQLETIEYETFKETGSISIIDLSYNMLENFYINTSNIEQLSELYLNHNKLKNITRMTFKNLRLLKKLNLACNNIFYIDSSSLQSLSHLNYLDLSSNYNLAIKGDVFNNLFISQVILRNIRHQFSFENTMNSSISTLILTNCEIEDMNSVFVYNINKILKLDVSSNKIKTLNKGSFQNMGALNWLDISFNMISTIQPGTFITNNMINTLNLYSNNLRSLQFGVLDGLVNLRVLNLSNNEIDTFAVNLLHNSPNLNKLFFDNNNLVSMDFRSLSKTSVELITIGGNSIPCDTLADWKKINNDSLNVTGARLDFDSENIYGISCKGKISSSRKEIQNENNNINLTSEVVKIKDIVGQLYNYLRLSENETFSKIIAVSEKILDNNKLDDVNFNTSQMILKEQLNNFLNEKKNKSDSVTNDIQLIISLLEKNNYLTELGNIKKNELLQIPISNEKYENVYSTDIVPKSNDTQPLEVKLNQRTLTDMKILLYFIATCLAIVVLFHVVAIIHKYVYRQTSRGLRINNAYNNRQSVVNGLEMD; the protein is encoded by the coding sequence ATGGCACTATTGCAGTTAATCGTTTTGGTTCTTTCTACCATTCTGGGTATAAAAGGACAATGCACACTAAAAGACATCCCGAAGATCAATAACTTATGTAGTGCCGAAGTTAATTGCAGTGGAACGACAGAAAATTTGATAACCCTGGTGAAAAAACAATGGAATTGCATAAGACACCGCATGCATTATTACTACAACAATGAACGAGATTATAATTTAGACAGTAGTTATAATTTGTACGTATATGTTAGTAATGTAGACATCGATATTTCAGAGGATTATTTAACTGGTGTAACAGATCTAAGAAATAACGTAAAAACTTTAGTTGTTGAAAATGGCAATCTAGTCTCAATAGGGGCAACATTAACCGGATATAGTAAATTAGcaaatttttctttaacttACAACAAAGTTGAAACTATAAACTTAAGAGAATTATCAGGTGAATCAATGAAGACTGTGAATGTCTCGCATAATTCAATATCAAAAATTGAAGTTGGCCCAGACGGAATTACATTGACTAGTGTGATTAATACTATAGACCTTAGTTATAATGCACTTGAGTCAATACCAAATAACTGTTTCGCAATGTTTCCACATCTCAGATATTTAAATCTGACATCTAATAAGCTTTTCAAATTCGATATACTTACATTTGAAGGAATAACTAAATTAGAGACATTGCAGCTCTCGCACAACAAGATATCAGAAATTGGTCAGAATTTTGCAAGATTTATGAGGTTAAAAGATTTGACTTTGGATTTTAATCAACTAACAACGCTCACTGATTTCAACTTTAGAACCCTTGTCAGCTTAGAAAAACTCAACTTAAGTTCAAACCGCATAAAACATATTGAGAATAAAACTCTGGCTACACTAATAAATCTTGAACAGTTAGATTTGAGTCACAATGAAATATATGTTATCCATCAAACCCTATTTGAAAGCAACATAAATTTGCATAAATTATCGATTTCCCACAATAACATAGAAAATATAGAAAGAGGTGCATTTAGAAAAACCAACATATCTTAtttcaatatacaaaataattatatcagCGGATCAATAGAGTATGACACATTCTTAGGTATATCCGTTGAAAGTCTGGATTTAAGTAATGGAAGATTAAAAGAACTAGGTGATAAAGCGTTTAGTCATTTAGGTCCCAACTTAAGGTATTTGAATTTAAGTAcaaatttaatagaaaatataacACAATCTGCTTTCCAGTCATTGAAAATGCTTTATAAGCTGGATTTGtctcataataatttaatcaatattgattataatacaagcgatcttgtaaagttgacagAATATCATttagaatgtaataaaatagaaaaagtaaTTCCAAAGATGTTCAATAACCTGACTAATTTGATTAAGTTGGATTTGTCTCAAAATGAAATTAAcgatattgaatttaattcatttGTTGAACTAGTGAACCTAAAGGAATTCAATGTAAGTAATAACAATTTTGTTAAATCTCTAACAAGCAATATTTTTCGAGGGTTACATAAGGTAGAGACTTTAGATTTATCTAATACAAGATTGATGCATTGTCTCAACGGATCTTTTTCTAGTATGGATtctcttaattatttaaacctatCACATAGTCAGTTAGAGACAATTGAATATGAGACATTTAAAGAAACTGGGTCCATTTCTATTATTGATTTATCATATAACATGCTAGAgaacttttatattaatacttcaAACATTGAACAACTATCAGAACTTTATCTTaatcataacaaattaaaaaacattacacgTATGACATTTAAGAATTTAcgactattaaaaaaactaaacttagcttgtaataatatattttatatagactCTAGTAGCTTGCAATCACTTtctcatttaaattatttggaCTTAAGTTCTAATTACAACTTGGCTATTAAGGGTGATGTTTTTAACAATTTGTTTATATCACaagttattttaagaaatatacgACATCAATTCAGTTTTGAAAATACTATGAATAGTTCAATATCgacattaatattaacaaattgtGAAATTGAAGATATGAATTCCGTTtttgtgtataatattaataaaattcttaagtTAGATGTAAgctcaaataaaattaaaacactgaATAAAGGCTCATTCCAGAATATGGGTGCTTTAAATTGGCTCGATATAAGCTTTAATATGATTTCCACGATTCAGCCCGGGACATTCATAACCAATAACatgataaatactttaaatctttatagtaacaatttacGATCTCTGCAATTTGGAGTACTCGATGGACTCGTAAATCTTCGTGTTCTTAATTTATCTAACAATGAAATAGATACTTTTGCCGTCAATCTTTTACACAACTCACCAAATCTAAATAAGTTgttttttgacaataataatttagtgaGTATGGATTTTAGATCACTCAGTAAAACAAGCGTTGAattgataactattggtggTAATAGTATACCATGTGACACGTTGGCagattggaaaaaaataaataatgatagcCTAAATGTTACCGGGGCGAGACTTGATTTTGattcagaaaatatatatgGCATCAGTTGCAAAGGCAAAATTAGTTCTTCACGGAAAGAAATACAAAATgagaacaataatataaatttaactagCGAAGTAGTTAAAATAAAGGACATAGTTGGGCAGTTGTATAACTATTTAAGACTATCCGAAAATgaaacattttctaaaataattgcCGTTTCGGAAAAGAttcttgataataataaattagacgACGTCAATTTTAACACATCTCAAATGATTTTAAAggaacaattaaataattttctaaacgagaaaaaaaataaaagtgataGTGTAACGAATGACATTCAAttaattatatcattattagaaaaaaataattacttaaccGAACttggtaatattaaaaaaaatgaattattacaaataccaatttcTAATGAGaaatatgaaaatgtttatTCGACAGATATTGTTCCAAAATCGAATGATACACAACCGCTAgaagttaaattaaatcaaagaaCATTAACagatatgaaaatattattatattttatagccaCATGTTTAGCAATTGTAGTTTTATTTCATGTTGTAgcaattatacataaatatgtgtacAGACAGACATCTCGCGGTTTACGGATAAACAATGCGTATAATAATAGGCAATCAGTGGTTAATGGCCTAGAAATGGACTAA